In Pseudoclavibacter sp. Marseille-Q3772, the sequence TCGGGTTATACGACTTGACCGCATTCACCACATTGTCCGCACCATCGGGTGCGCTCACCTCGTCAGTGTTGAGGAAGCCGAACCGATCCCCTGCCTGCACGAGCGGCAAGGTGCTGACATCTGCGGTGGTGACGACCTCGTTGCGCTCGGGCAGCCCTACATCAAGCCTGGCGCCGTTCACTCGCAGCTCGACACTGGAGATGCCCGGTACGGCAAGCAGGCTTTCTTCGAGCTGTAGCTTCGCCAATGACAGCTCGGTCGACCCCATGGATGCGGAAAGTCGGTCGTTGAAGTCGACGGCAGCTACACCATCCACAACATCAACCGATTGCACCAGGGACACATCGCTTGGGAAGGCCGTAACCACTGCACTTCCTGGACGCATCCATTCCGCTGGACCTTCAATGAGCTCATTGACGATCCGGGTCGGGAGGGAATCACCGTTGGGTAGCCAGCGCAGGTCCGGGGAGGTGTAGCGCTTGGCGCTATCAAAGAAGGTCAACGTTTGTTTCGAGAAGAGGTCGGTGAACGGTTGCTTCGCCAGCACAATCCCCTGCGGCAGTTTCGAGATGCGCCACTGCCCATCAATCTCTACGAGCTCGAAGTCGAGCTGCTCGTTCGAATTCGACAGCGTCTCGGAATACAGCCCGTGTCGATCAACGCTGCCGAGCAGCGGTACCGACACCTCGATGCCGGTCTTCCCCTGCGACTTCATCGAAGCCTGCCCGCTCATAATGAGCACACGCTCGTTCGGATCCCAGGATTGCCGAGCTTCCGGCGTCAGAAACTCTTTTGCTGCTCGGAAACCGTCTCGGGTACCGGTACCGGCATCGAGAAAGCCCTGCACGATCTCTTCCCTACTGGCGCCGTCGGTCGGCCCCTGCGGGAAGTAGCGCACTCCCTGCTGCTGATCCTCGGGCTGTGCTTTACCTTCTTCAACCGGGCCGGAGGTCGGTATCGATGCACATGCGGTCAAGGAAACGCAGAGCAACACTGACCACAACACGCTGAGCCATCGCCGCATCCTCATCGTTCACTCACCTCGCCGCCATTGTGTTCAGTCGAATGATCATCATCGGGAGCGCCATCGTCATTACCCTGATCGTCGTGCGCAACCTCGTCGTCGTTCGAATTGTTTTTCCCAAATAGGGGGATGCGAATCGGCTCGGTATCGAGGCTCACGCCGTGCAGGTGATCACCGTCGAGCCCACCGTTAAAGGTACTCGCTCCGGCATCGTCAGGCAGCAGCGGCAATGGCGAAGAAACGATCGGCTCGCCCACGCGCCGCGGCAGTGTCAACCGAAAGTTCGTGCCGAGGCCGAGCGCCGACCACACTTCCAATTTGCCCTCGTGCAGTTGCGCATCCTCGTGTGAGATGGCAAGCCCGAGTCCTGAACCGCCCATCGTTCGTTTGCGGGATGGGTCGGCCCGCCAGAACCGCTCAAACACCAGTTTCTGGTGTTCTTCGTTCATGCCGATTCCGTAGTCACGCACCGTGAGCGCAACCGCTGTCGCATTCGCATCCACCGAAACCACGATGGGTTGCCCCTCACCGTGCTCAATTGCATTCGCGATGAGGTTCCGCACGATGCGTCGGATACGACGGTCATCGAATTCGGCATTGACCTCGCCTCCGGGAGAACGCATTAGCAGCGCCTCGGAATGGTCCATCGCCACCGGCAGCATTGCACCAACGACATCCTCGGCGATCGCGGCGAGGTCGTTCGGACGCCGCATCACTTCGACGGCACCGGCGTCGTAGCGGGAGATTTCGAGCAGGTCGTTCAGCAAAAGCTCAAAGCGCTCGATCTGGTCGTGCAAGAGTTCGGCAGACCGCGCGAGCGTGGCATCGAACTCATCTTTTCGGGCATAGACGATGCCGCCAGCCAGGCGGATTGTGGTCAGCGGAGTGCGCAGTTCGTGCGACACATCCGAAACGAATCGTTGCTGCACCTTCGAGAGGTGCTCCAGCTGCTCGATCTGCTCCTGCAGGTTATCTGCCATGTGGTTGAAGGATCGCGACAGCGTACCGATATCGTCTTCGCCTCGTTCTGGAATACGCTCCTCAAGGTGTCCTGCCGCCAGCTTGCGGCTCGTCTGTGCGGCCAAACGGATTGGTTGGATGACCGCGCGCATAATCGCACCGGTGATCAGCGCTACCAAGAGCACCAAGATTGCCATCGAGATCGCCAGTGTGCGCTGCACGAAGTCGAGTGTGTCCTGCGACTCCTCCAGGGAGTAGAGCAGGTAGAACTCGTAATACCCGGCGCCCGGCATCGAAACGGTTGAGCCGAGCACCACACCGGGAGCCGATGACCCGCCGGCCTCGAGCGCGACGGACTGGTAGTGGATGGGGCCGGATTGCGAGCGGACGGTGGTGCGCAGTTCGTCCGAGACCAGTCCGGCACTCACGTTATCGGATGCGATGTCCTGCAGTCCGGTTGAGGCCGTCTGCGAAGGCGCGCTGTAGAACGCGAACCCGATGGAGTTCGGGGTTTGTGCTTGCGCAGCGTCAATCGCTTCTTGACGTAGTGACGAGAGTCCCTCATCGCCCGAGTCACCGCCGCTGTCGAGTTTGCTTTGTGCGGCCGCGACTGCACGCTCGGCCTCGATCTGCAGATCGTCGATCCGGGACGAGTACAAATCCCGAGCAATCGTGTTCCCCATTACCAGGGCGACAGCAATGACGGTAGCGCTGGTGAGTAGCACCGCGATGAGCATGGTGCGAAATGGCAGCGATGTTCGCCAGAGAAACCGCACATTGGCGACGAACCCGCGTGGTCGCCACCACGAACCGGGTAGGTCTTGGTCGGGGAAGCTCTCGGTTTCGGTATTGAGCGATACGCGGATGCGGTCGTCCTGCTCGGCAGGTATTGCATCGCCGCGCTCCGATGCCGAATCAACCGACGCTGCGACAACGTCAGTGGATTGGGCGGATGCGTCCTGAGTCATGTGGCGTGTTGGCGCCGAACACTAGGAGTTACCGGCGCGATAGCCTACGCCGCGAACGGTCTGCACGATCTTGGGGCGATCGGGATCGAGTTCAACCTTCGCACGCAAGCGCTGCACGTGCACGTTGACCAGGCGAGTGTCGGCCTTAAACCGGTATCCCCACACCTGCTCTAGCAGTTCCTCACGGGTAAAGACCCGGTTTGGTTTGGATGCGAGCGTGTGCAGCAGGTCGAACTCCAGCGGGGTGAGGTTGATGGCTTCATTGCCGCGCAGCACCTCGTGCGCGGCAACGTTGATCGTGAGATCGCCGACCCGCAGTTCTTCGCTGTGTTCGCCAGAAACACCGCGGAGGCGGGTCTTAATGCGCGCAACAAGCTCCTTCGGATCAAACGGCTTAACGATGTAGTCGTCGGCCCCGGCTTCGAGCCCTCGCACCACGTCGGCAGTGTCGGATTTTGCCGTCAGCATGATGATTGGCACACCTGACTTCGCCCGGATCGCTTCACAGATCTCGATGCCGTTCATCCCAGGCAGCATGACGTCCAAGAGCACAAGGTGCGGATCGATCGTGTCGAACGTGTCCAGCGCAGCCGCTCCGTCCGAGCAAAATGAGGGCTCGTACCCCTCAGCGCCAATCACAATGCCGATCATCTCTGCCAGCGCGGTGTCGTCATCGACCACCAGAATGCGTTCTGCCACGGACGATTCCTCCTTTTGCGAGTGCGCCGCCACTTCTACCGGACCAGGTTCCAATCGAGCCTACCGCGAGCGCACCCAGAAGAGTGTGATTCTTCATCCCCCAATGGGTGGAATTTCTGTGGTTACGGCACACAGATATGACACGATGGCCCCGTGGCTAACGAATCCGAATACCCGCAGCACGAGTCGTCCGGGCCTGATTACGGCCAAGCCGGACAACGACCGAATGACGCTGCGCAGTCCCCTTATGAGCAGTGGTCTCCCGCGGGCCAACAGCCTTCTCCTGATGGACAAGCACCCGCATCCGGCCAGCAACCGCACGGACAAGGCGGATACGGTCAGGGGCAGTACGGCGGCCAGCCTCAGTACGGGCAGGCGCCATACGGCCAGCCGACATACGATCAGCCGCAGTACGGGCAACAGGCGTACGGCCAGGGCGGATACGGCCAACCCCAGTACAGCCAACACCAGTACAGCCAACCCCAGTACGGGCAACAGCCATACGGACAGGCTCCCTACGGACAGTTCCCTCCCACCGGCGGTGCCGCATCCTGGAATACCGCGGCCCCGGGGCCGAGCGCACCACAGCCAGGTTGGCGACCGGCAGCCGCACCCGGCTTGTTCCCACTTAGGCCGCTCACCTTCGGCGATATTTTTGGTGCGACGTTCCGTCTCCTGCGCTTTAGCCCGGCAGCGAGTTTCGGTGGCGTGTACCTCCTGCAGTTTTTCGGTACAGTCCTCGCCGCGGTCGGACCAATCACCGTACTCCTGGCCAACATTGACGTTCCCACTCTGAACAGCTCATCCGATGTCTGGACCGATGAGCATACGCAGCTGTTGATCTGGATGCTGCTGTCGCTCATCCCGTCAATACTGGTCACGTTGCTGATGACCACCGCCTCACAGGCAGTCGTCGCGCAGGTCACTGCGAAGGCGGCGATCGGGCAACGCATCACGCTCGGCGCCGCCCTTTCCCGCGCGACAAAGCGGTTGCTGCCGCTACTGGGCTACCTGGTGCTTATTTCGCTCATCAACTTCGTGGTGGTCGGGGTGCTCGTGGGCCTACCGATGTGGTGGCTCTTCGCCGCGATTTTTGACAGAACCTCCCCCATCGGCCCGATTGCGTTGCTACTGCTGTCGCTATTACTGGTGGCCTGCGCGACCGTGTTCCTGAATACCAAATTCCTTTTTGGTGTGTCCGTGGTCATCTTGGAAAAGGCCGGCCCGATTCAGGCGATACGTCGCAGCTGGACGCTTACGAACAATCTGTTCTGGCGCACATTCGGCATCAGCCTGCTGGTGTCCATGGTGGTGTCCATGGCGACGGGTTTCGCCAGTCAGATCGCCGTGATGATTTTCGGCCTGATCGCTCAGGTCGCGCTGCCCTTTGGCGGGGAAAGCAGTCGAGACATAGCGATCTGGTTCGGCATCGTGATAGGCGTGCTTGTGTCGCTGATTTCAGCCATTTTCACCGCGGTGTACACCGTGTTGATTTCCGGTAACAGTGTCATTTTGTACGCGGATGCTCGGATGCGAAAAGAGGGCTTGAATATTCCATTGCAGCACGCTGCCGATGAGATCACGAGTGACCCTTCTGCGGATCCAGATCCTTGGAGCGAACACATCGGTAAGACTGCCTCGCAGCCAACCCCAGGATGGTAAGACACCCCCATGTTCTGCAGCACCCAACCACCACTCACCCCGGACGAAGACACCGCCCGGGATTGGGTGCTGAACGAGCTGGGCAAACCCGAATACCAGCAGGCAAAGCCACCGCCATTCGAACAGTTCTTTGCTGATCTGTGGGATTGGTTCACCGGCCTATTTGACGGCGTCGGGGATGGTCTTGCGTTCGACCCAGTATGGGTGGTCGTCATCATCGCAATCATCTCGGGCATTGTGCTGCTTGTGCTTCTGGGTCGGCCACGAGCGATCGCAGCTCGTCGAGAACGCGAATCAAGCGGGGTTTTCCTCGACGGTGATGACCGCACCGCACGCGAGTTACGCGAGGCCGCGGTGCGTGCGGAGGCGGCCGGTGATATCTCCCTCGCGTTCGTGGAACGCTACCGCGCGATCTGCCGCAGCCTGCAGGACCGCACGCTGATCACGCTGCTGCCAGGCGATACCGCTCAGGCCGCTGCTCGTTCGGCATCACGCGTGTTCCCCGAGCAACATCAAGCATTGCAGCGCGCCGCATCCGGGTTCGACACCGTCCGATACTTCGAACGCACAGTGAGCGAGGCCGACTACGCGGCACTGTGCGAGCTGGATGAAACGCTGGAGCGCACCAAACCGCAACTGGCGCAGCTGACGGCTACCGCCGCATCCGCGCCGCCCTCGCCAAGCGGACGGAGACAGCCGTGACCGCGACAATTACCCCTAAGCAGCAACCCACACGCACCAGTACGCGCACGGCTCGCGAACAGTGGCTGCGCCTTCGCCCCTGGCTGGTGACGGCGGTGTTCGCACTCGCCGCATTAGCGGTCACAATCAGTATTAGCGTGAGCGCAGCCAATCAAACCGGGCACCTGCTCTCCCCCACCTCTGCGAAACCGAACGGTGCGAAGGCACTGGCGCAAACGTTGGATTCACACGGCGTGGACGTCGAGACCGTCGACCGTTTCGAGGATGCCCGCGAGGCGGTTACGAGTAACCCGAATCAGACGCTGGTTGTCCACGATCCGGGCGGGTTTCTTACTGTCGATCGTGTGCGCGAGCTGCTGAACTCTGGCGCGAGTCGGGTGGTGTTCCTGAACCCCGTCGGAACCCGGTTTTCACCCCTGAATGCGATAGCAAGCTACGGTGGGGCGCTCGAGCCAACTGAGGATTCGAAACCCCATCACGCCGGTGATCAGTGTCCGCTGGCAGACCTCGCGCCGAAGCTGAGTGACGGACGGGCTACTGCGTTTCGAGCCACTGCGGTCAATGCCGCTTCGTGTTACACCACGGATGCGGGCGAGTTGGTTGTGATGGCGACGCACGGCGGCTCCGAGGTCGTGATGATCGGCGCCTACTCGCAGCTCACAAACGAACGGATTGCGGAGGAAGCAAACGCGGCGGCTGCGATCAACCTCTTAGGCAAGTACGACCACCTCACCTGGTATGTACCCGGCCCAGACGATGTCCCGGCGAGCGATAAACCCACGTTCGGTGATTATGTACCGGGGTGGTTGACCCCGACCATTCTGCTGCTCGGTTGCGTCGCCGTGGCAACAATGTTCTGGCGCGGAAACCGACTGGGACCGCTTGTGGCCGAACGGCTACCGGTGCACGTACCCGCCAACGAAACCGTCACCGGGCGCGGAAAACTGTATGCCGCAACCTCCTCCCGGCTCCACGCGCTTGACGCGATCCGTTTGGGCACGCTGCGACGTTGCGCGGCCATGCTGGGGATGTCTGCGTCCTCCAGCGCGGATGCGATCATGATGGCCATTGCGTCGAACACCGGATCGCCGGTGCCGCAGGTGCGTGCGGTACTGCGTGATGTCGTGCCCGATTCCGACGCAGCCATGGTCGAATTAGCCAATGAGGCCGGCGCCATCGAACAGCGCGTGCGCGCCGTCGTCGGGCATATTGAACCGACCCGTGCGACCAGCTCGGCACCGCCGGATGACCATCCCGAAACCTATGTAGATCCAGCGTCTCAATCGAACACACCACCGACAGGAGCGTCCCAATGACCGACCAAACCCGCGCCGCGCTCGCACGCGTTCGTCAAGAAGTTGGGAAGGCGGTCGTCGGCCAAGACGGCGCCGTCGAAGCCCTCATCATCGCATTGCTCAGCGACGGTCACGTACTGCTTGAGGGTGTCCCCGGCACGGCGAAAACACTGCTGGTGCGCACGCTCAGTCGGGTGCTTGCGCTGGACACCAAACGCATCCAGTTCACGCCCGACCTGATGCCCGGTGATGTCACCGGCTCGCTCATCTATGACAACCAGGCGGGTGACTTCACGTTCCGTGAGGGACCGGTGTTCACCAACCTGTTGCTGGCGGATGAGATCAACCGCACGCCGCCAAAAACACAGTCATCGCTGCTGGAGGCGATGGAGGAGCGGCAGATTTCGGTGGACGGTGTCACCCGCGCGCTCCCCGACCCGTTCATGGTCGCCGCCACGATGAACCCGATCGAGTACGAGGGCACCTATGTGCTGCCGGAGGCGCAGCTGGACCGGTTTATGTTGAAGGTAATCCTTGAGCTGCCGCCGCGCGATGCGGAACTTGAGGTGCTGCGTCGTCACGCGAGTGGCTTCAATCCGCGCGATCTGGCGGCGGCAAATGTGCAGCAGGCCATCGACGAACAAGAACTCCGTCACGCTCGTGCTCAGGCGCAGCAGGTGCGCGTACACGAATCGGTGCTTGGCTACCTTGTCGACCTCGCGCGCGCGAGCCGCCAGTCCCCCTCGGTTCGGATGGGGATTTCGCCGCGTGGTGCGACGGCACTCTTGCGGGCAGCGAAGGCGAGCTCCTATCTGTACGGCTACGACGCGGTAACTCCCGACCACATCCAGCGGATGTGTCTACCCGCGTGGCGTCACCGCATCGTGTTGCAGCCCGAGGCCGAGCTCGAGGGCGTGTCGACGGATGCGGTACTCCGTTCGATCGTGCAGCAGGTTCAGGTGCCAATCTAGATGGCAATCAGCGGCCTTGCCGTGGGGTTATTGCTCCTCGGCGCAATCCCGATCATCCTTGCCGGCGATACCATTGCCGGCGCATTTGCCGTGCTCGGCATCGTGGTGGGGGTTTGGTTGGTGTTGATCATCGTCGACTTCGTGCTGGCGACCTCGCCACGCAAACTGCACGTTGAACGCGAACTCCCCGACCGCATCCGACTGGGAGAACATGCCACCTCTCGCGTATTGCTGACCAACCTCTCCGGGCGCGGCATGCAGCTGCACGTACGCGATTGCTGGGAGCCCTCGGCGGGCGCAGCAACTACTCGCGCGAAACTGCGCGTTCCCGCTGGCGAACGACGCGGATTTACGCTTCAGCTCACGCCATGGCGGCGCGGTGACCGGCGCAGCGAACGACTCGCAGCCAGATCGTGGGGGCCGATGCGGCTTGCGGCGCGGCAGGTTGCGCTCGAAGAACCGGGCATCGTTCGGGTATTGCCCGCATTTGCGTCACGCAAACACCTGCCATCTCGGGTGATGCGCCTGCGTGAACTCGACGGCCAGACGACCCTGCAGGTACGCGGGGCGGGTACCGAGTTCGATTCGCTGCGTGATTACGTCCGCGGGGACGATGTGCGCTCGATCGATTGGCGGGCAACGGCGCGAAAACGCGACCTGGTGGTACGCACCTGGCGGCCCGAGCGTGACCGACAGGTCATCATCGTGATCGACACCGGTCGATCAGCTGCTGCGCGGGTGGCGGATGAAACCCGTCTGGATACCGCCATCGAGGCAGCGCTGCTGTGCGCGGCCCTGGCCTCGCGAGCGGGTGACCGGGTGAGCATGGTTGCCTACGATCAGCGAGTGCGTGCCCGCGTTCGCGGCAGCGGTGAGGCAACCCTTTTGGCAAGCATTGTGGATGCCATGGCTGATGTGGAGCCAGAGTTGCTGCACACAAATTGGCTGGCCGTTCCGGGGCTGGTCCGCGAATTCACTAATCAGCGTTCGCTCGTGGTGGTGCTCACCACCGCGGATAGCACCGGTTCTGCTCGCGACCTGTTGGAGATGCTGCCGCAGCTCACGAACCGCCACCTGGTGGTAGTCGCGTCCATCGAAGACCCGCAGTTGCGTGAGGTCGGCAGCACCCTGGATGCGGCTGAGCCGGTGTATCGTGCGGCTGCGGCACAGCGCGCGCTGACGGAAGCCGAGCAAACCCGCCGAGCTATTCAATGTGTCGGCGCCGATCAGCTCACCGCCACCCCCTATGAACTACCTCCCCGCCTGGCTGATCACTATTTGGCACTGAAAAAGGCGGGCCGACTGTAACGCAGCAAGTACCGTAGAACTCACAAAAGCTACGCGTGATCGTTTACGGACGAGCACCCGAACTTCTAGGAGCACCAGTGCGTCAAATCCACGCGATCACCATGGCGGCAGCGGCAGTCGCGGTCGCCGCCGGAGCCGTATTGGTGTTGTTCGCTGCGGACGGTGAACCGGTCATCGACAATACGCCGCCCACCGTTGCGGCAACCCCAGCGGCCACGAGCTCCGAAGACACACCCGAGAATGGCACGCCGATGACCGTGCCGGCCATCCCGGAAGAGTCGTTAGAGCCTACCGACCTGCCCGAGCCTTCCTATCGCGAAGACATCACTGGTGGTTAACGCGATCGTCCCTGAACGCTAACGCCCTAGGAGAACAGCCCCTGCCCGATGTATTCACCATCGCGTGGCGGGATCGCGAATACCGCAGATCCGATCGGCGTGATCCACGTGTTCAACAGGTCACCCTCATCCATACGCCGCTGCAGCGGAACGAATTGCTCGGCCACGTTTGCTTGCAACGAAACAAATAGCTGCCCGGTGTCGCTGAGCTGCGCACCGACGCCGGAACCACCCGCAATCGGGGTTTCGTAGTTATACGGCCGACGGTAGATACGCTCACGCGGGTTATCGCTGCGCATCCGCCGCATATGACTCATCGGGTTGATTACCGTGAAGCCCTGGGCCGTGCGCGCGGAAAAGTCCGGTTCATCGTGCTCGTTGGTGCCGGTAAGTGGCGCCCCGTTGTCGAGGCGACGCCCGACGGATGCTTCCCGTCCCTGCCGGTCAACCTCATCCCAGGTTTCAAGGTTCATGGCGATGCGCCGCAGCACGAGCGTGGTGCCGCCATTCATCCATGCTGCGGCACCGGTCTGGTCACGAACCTGCACTACCTGATCGAAGTCATCAGTGTTCAACGCCGGGTTCACGGTGCCGTCGACCTGGCCGAACAGATTGCGGTCGGTCGTACCGTCGCGCATTGCGCTGCGCGCGTGCCGAAATCCCCGCTGTTGCCAACGAATCGTGCTCAGCGCGCGCACGTCCTTACAGAGCACACGGGATGCGTGAGCGAGCGTGATCGGGTCGTTGCTTCCGACCATGATCAGCAGCTCTCCACGAGACCAGCGGTCTTCGAGTCGATCTATCGAAAACGCGGGGATCTGTTGGCAACCTGCGGGAACCGCATCCGGCCGGTAGCGCCGAATGAGCTCCGGCGAGAAACCGATCGTGACCTGGAGCCCGGCAGGGAGCTCTGACAGCTCCGGTTCTTGGTCGGTGATGGGCGCCTGGCCACGCATCATCCGATTGGCACTATCGCTGACGATCCGCAGCAGATACGAAATACGCTGTGCCTCGAGCTTTGGGTCGAGATCGAGAGCGATCATATTGGTAAACGCCGGCGGCGCATCGGCAACTCCCGCCTGATAGCTGCCGCTAGGCGCAACTGTCTGCGCACCGAATGTCGTGCTTGCCGGCCGCCGGTCGGTGGCGAACCAACCACCGAGCCGGCCGCCCGCGGCGACCGCGGCGGCACCGATTCCGGCGCCGGCCGCGGTCGCAACGAAATCACGACGCTTCAGCGGTGGGGCGGTAGTTGCCCGTACCTCGTCGTCACGCTGTGATTCGTTAACCATAGAAACTAGTGTCCCGAGTGCTCTGTCTCGCCATGGTCATGACCACTGTGATCACCGTGGTCGTGACCACTGTGGTCACCGTGCTCGTGACCACCATGCTCGTCGTCTGGCGCGTAGGTCTCCTGTCCACCGGTGTATTCGCGAGCGCTGATCTCCACCTCACACTCGCTGCCGTCAGCAAGGTTGAGCGTCATCGTGTACGGATGCGAAGGTTCGATGGGCTCATCCAGCTTCATGAGCATGATGTGGTCATGACCCGGCTCAAGCGTCCACGATTCACCGGGCTTAATAGTCGGCATCTCCGGCTTCTTCTGCATCATGCTCGAGCCGTCGGACTGCACAATGGTCTCGTGAAATTCGGCCATTCCGGCATGTGCGAACTCCACGCCTGCAAGCGTCACTTCCTGGTCTCCGGTGTTTTCGATCGTGCCGAACACACCGGTCATACCCGAATCGGTCGCCTTTACCCACATGTCGTGGAAGACCAGACCGTGCTGGGCCGCATCCTGCGACGCTCCGGTGGCAGCAGATTCACTCGCGCTCGGAGTTCCCGAGGCGCTGCAGCCGGTCAGTGCGGCCAGTGCGAGCATGCCAGCGGCGGCAGTTGCGAGGGTTCGGTTCAAAACGTTCATCAATAAATCCTTTGGTATAGCGGTTGTGGCCCCTTGCCACAACACAAATGAAACGGTGATTAGGCGCCACATTTCGGGCGCTCAAGGAATCGGTTGCCAAGATCAGGCAACCGCTGGTGCTACACCAACACCGGTGGGGCTCTCCCCCGCCGAGTTCGAATGATCCACTGAGCGATCGCCAACGGTCGCCGAACGGAAACGTACTGGCGCAGCGAAGGCAGCCGGATCACACCGATTTGAACCGGCGCTAATGCATCCCATACCCGAACCGCGACACCGTGTGCCCAGGAGGCTACGCGCATGATGCAGTCGTAGCCGTACCAGAACAGCAGTGTGCTGAATAACGCTGCAACCAGGTGAGCAACGAGCATCCAGCCGGCTCCGTGTTCGGGGATGGATGCGGCGGGGGCGGATGCCAAGCCGGTTCGGATCTGCGCAGCGGCTTCTTCCACCGAATGGTGATGGTCCGAGTGCGCGGGTGCCCCGTGCAGTCCGCCATCAATCGTGAAGATCAGGTGAAAACACAGCTGCGAAAGCGTAACTGCCGCCGCAGAGCGCCACCTCGACCAGCGACGGCCAACCAGCGGCACGGCAAGCGCCGCAGCTAGCACTAAGGCGACCAGGACTACTGCCAGCGATGGTTGCGCGCCGTGTGCAAGCCCGTGCAGTGCGGCTGCTGGAACTGTTGCCGCGGCAGCCACGAACCATCCCCGCAGCAAAACCGCCCCGCCACGCCGTGCGGGCGCAGGGGCGACGATGCCGTCGAAATGCTGTGACACGTGAACTTCCTGAACAGACTCAGCTCGCGCAATTGCGAATAGTTTCAGGATACGCTGCTGCCGGCGCGCACACGCGACTGCCCCACCGCATCC encodes:
- a CDS encoding LpqB family beta-propeller domain-containing protein produces the protein MTACASIPTSGPVEEGKAQPEDQQQGVRYFPQGPTDGASREEIVQGFLDAGTGTRDGFRAAKEFLTPEARQSWDPNERVLIMSGQASMKSQGKTGIEVSVPLLGSVDRHGLYSETLSNSNEQLDFELVEIDGQWRISKLPQGIVLAKQPFTDLFSKQTLTFFDSAKRYTSPDLRWLPNGDSLPTRIVNELIEGPAEWMRPGSAVVTAFPSDVSLVQSVDVVDGVAAVDFNDRLSASMGSTELSLAKLQLEESLLAVPGISSVELRVNGARLDVGLPERNEVVTTADVSTLPLVQAGDRFGFLNTDEVSAPDGADNVVNAVKSYNPIRGAMSASRQTMTMLNATGTYAMSFQDTEPTLIDERAGQVEPALDNWDWVWTQSTTEAGLYVTHIGDYDMHEVELPGQVSAGFISHQVSRDGTRLAVLFTDNEGVKLAVMPILRKDGSPEGLGSPLIVAMPGVNDRASDLAWIDENSIGMLVNKSDGSTSVRLYRVGGELTSMGTIPSAAQVAGSNSLTGMRIVDRHGTVYAPRGSRWQALGTTITFLYAQV
- the mtrB gene encoding MtrAB system histidine kinase MtrB — encoded protein: MTQDASAQSTDVVAASVDSASERGDAIPAEQDDRIRVSLNTETESFPDQDLPGSWWRPRGFVANVRFLWRTSLPFRTMLIAVLLTSATVIAVALVMGNTIARDLYSSRIDDLQIEAERAVAAAQSKLDSGGDSGDEGLSSLRQEAIDAAQAQTPNSIGFAFYSAPSQTASTGLQDIASDNVSAGLVSDELRTTVRSQSGPIHYQSVALEAGGSSAPGVVLGSTVSMPGAGYYEFYLLYSLEESQDTLDFVQRTLAISMAILVLLVALITGAIMRAVIQPIRLAAQTSRKLAAGHLEERIPERGEDDIGTLSRSFNHMADNLQEQIEQLEHLSKVQQRFVSDVSHELRTPLTTIRLAGGIVYARKDEFDATLARSAELLHDQIERFELLLNDLLEISRYDAGAVEVMRRPNDLAAIAEDVVGAMLPVAMDHSEALLMRSPGGEVNAEFDDRRIRRIVRNLIANAIEHGEGQPIVVSVDANATAVALTVRDYGIGMNEEHQKLVFERFWRADPSRKRTMGGSGLGLAISHEDAQLHEGKLEVWSALGLGTNFRLTLPRRVGEPIVSSPLPLLPDDAGASTFNGGLDGDHLHGVSLDTEPIRIPLFGKNNSNDDEVAHDDQGNDDGAPDDDHSTEHNGGEVSER
- the mtrA gene encoding MtrAB system response regulator MtrA; protein product: MAERILVVDDDTALAEMIGIVIGAEGYEPSFCSDGAAALDTFDTIDPHLVLLDVMLPGMNGIEICEAIRAKSGVPIIMLTAKSDTADVVRGLEAGADDYIVKPFDPKELVARIKTRLRGVSGEHSEELRVGDLTINVAAHEVLRGNEAINLTPLEFDLLHTLASKPNRVFTREELLEQVWGYRFKADTRLVNVHVQRLRAKVELDPDRPKIVQTVRGVGYRAGNS
- a CDS encoding DUF4129 domain-containing protein, which encodes MFCSTQPPLTPDEDTARDWVLNELGKPEYQQAKPPPFEQFFADLWDWFTGLFDGVGDGLAFDPVWVVVIIAIISGIVLLVLLGRPRAIAARRERESSGVFLDGDDRTARELREAAVRAEAAGDISLAFVERYRAICRSLQDRTLITLLPGDTAQAAARSASRVFPEQHQALQRAASGFDTVRYFERTVSEADYAALCELDETLERTKPQLAQLTATAASAPPSPSGRRQP
- a CDS encoding DUF4350 domain-containing protein, which produces MTATITPKQQPTRTSTRTAREQWLRLRPWLVTAVFALAALAVTISISVSAANQTGHLLSPTSAKPNGAKALAQTLDSHGVDVETVDRFEDAREAVTSNPNQTLVVHDPGGFLTVDRVRELLNSGASRVVFLNPVGTRFSPLNAIASYGGALEPTEDSKPHHAGDQCPLADLAPKLSDGRATAFRATAVNAASCYTTDAGELVVMATHGGSEVVMIGAYSQLTNERIAEEANAAAAINLLGKYDHLTWYVPGPDDVPASDKPTFGDYVPGWLTPTILLLGCVAVATMFWRGNRLGPLVAERLPVHVPANETVTGRGKLYAATSSRLHALDAIRLGTLRRCAAMLGMSASSSADAIMMAIASNTGSPVPQVRAVLRDVVPDSDAAMVELANEAGAIEQRVRAVVGHIEPTRATSSAPPDDHPETYVDPASQSNTPPTGASQ
- a CDS encoding MoxR family ATPase; the encoded protein is MTDQTRAALARVRQEVGKAVVGQDGAVEALIIALLSDGHVLLEGVPGTAKTLLVRTLSRVLALDTKRIQFTPDLMPGDVTGSLIYDNQAGDFTFREGPVFTNLLLADEINRTPPKTQSSLLEAMEERQISVDGVTRALPDPFMVAATMNPIEYEGTYVLPEAQLDRFMLKVILELPPRDAELEVLRRHASGFNPRDLAAANVQQAIDEQELRHARAQAQQVRVHESVLGYLVDLARASRQSPSVRMGISPRGATALLRAAKASSYLYGYDAVTPDHIQRMCLPAWRHRIVLQPEAELEGVSTDAVLRSIVQQVQVPI
- a CDS encoding DUF58 domain-containing protein, with protein sequence MAISGLAVGLLLLGAIPIILAGDTIAGAFAVLGIVVGVWLVLIIVDFVLATSPRKLHVERELPDRIRLGEHATSRVLLTNLSGRGMQLHVRDCWEPSAGAATTRAKLRVPAGERRGFTLQLTPWRRGDRRSERLAARSWGPMRLAARQVALEEPGIVRVLPAFASRKHLPSRVMRLRELDGQTTLQVRGAGTEFDSLRDYVRGDDVRSIDWRATARKRDLVVRTWRPERDRQVIIVIDTGRSAAARVADETRLDTAIEAALLCAALASRAGDRVSMVAYDQRVRARVRGSGEATLLASIVDAMADVEPELLHTNWLAVPGLVREFTNQRSLVVVLTTADSTGSARDLLEMLPQLTNRHLVVVASIEDPQLREVGSTLDAAEPVYRAAAAQRALTEAEQTRRAIQCVGADQLTATPYELPPRLADHYLALKKAGRL